A segment of the bacterium genome:
GCCTTCGCCACCTGGCCCTTCAGGGCCCAGTAATCGTCCACGCTGATCTGGTCGCCCGCCTCATGCCACTGGGAAGCGGTGTGCTTGCGGACCATGTTGTTGAAGGAGCGCTCATAGTGCTTCCAGGACCGGTCGTAGTCCTTGATGGCCATGATAACCACGCAGACCCAGAGCAGGAGGCTGGAGACCAGGAACCACCGCACCAGGGTCTTGCTGTCGTAGGCTCTTTCGTCTTTGAAGTCGGCCAAGGTGTTTTCCTTATCCTAGATATTAAAGAAGACTTCAGGGATACCGACGATGTACTTCAGGTTGAACACCCACCGCAGGACCATCTTGATCGGCAGGGCCGCCATGGAAAGGGCCAGGAAGACCAGCGTGACATAGCGGGCCACGCCCATCTTTTCCAGAAGCCCCATCAGGAAGGCGCTCTTCTTGGTCAGGAAAGCCGGCAGCCAAAGGAAATAAGCCGCGATCACGAGGAAGCCGGGAGCTTCCCGGATGAGCGGGTTGGAGGGCAACGAAACGTGGAGCAGCATGACCCAGAAATACTCGGACAGGTTCACGTTGTTCAGGACCACGACCTTATGAGGGTTCCACTCCTCGAAGGGCCCGAAGAAGTTCCAGGCCGGACCCCGGAGGAAGGTGCCCAGGAAGATGAGGGTGACCCAGAGGATCAGGAACCCGAAGAGGAAGGGGATGATCGCGAGCTTGCGTTCCTTGATGGTGTAGTAACCGGAACCCTTGGGGTTCTTGTCGATATAGGGGATGGCCATCAGCCCGACGATGATGAGGGTCGGGAAGACGACCCCCGCCAGCCAGGGATCGTAATAGACCAGCATTTCCTGGAGCCCCAGGAAGTACCAGGGGGCCTTCGAGGGATTCGGGGTCCAAGAGGGGTTGGCCGCCTCTTCCAAGGGGGCATGGAAGCAGAGGGACCAGACCAACAGGACCACGCCCCCGATGATGGTGGCGATGAACTCGATGAAGACCAGGTCGGGCCAGACATAGACCTTCTTATCGGAGGTCTCCTTTTCGACCGGGGGTTGGCCTTGGTCGATGCGCCGGTCATTGAGGACGGCCTGCCGGAAGGAAAGCCAAGTGAAGAAGCCGACGGAAAAGACCATGATGAAGATGGGGATGTTGTCGGCCTTGGTCGAGATATCGAAGAAATGCTCATTGGTCATGAAAAGCCCCAGGAGCACGATCACCCCGGCGAGGATCTTCAGGGCCATTTTGGGCTCGGTCCATTGTTCGCGCCACACGACCATGGCGATGAAGATGGCCGTGGTCAGCACAAAATAAAGCCAAGGCTGGAAGAGAAAGTTCGTGATCGCCAAGATGCTCATGGAATTCCTATTTCTTCCTCAGGTTTTTGCCGCCTGGAGGCGGCCCTTCCCGACCCAACGACCCGGTCGCCGCCGGGCCTCCCCATCAAAGGGGACCGGAAATGCCGCCGTCCTTGCGGACACGCCAGAAGTGGATGGCCATCAGGGTGGCCGCCACGATCGGGATGAACACGCAATGCAACACGTAGAAACGAAGCAAGGTGGCCTCGGAAACGAAATGGCCCCCCAAAAGGGCGAAATGGATGTCCGATCCGCCATGCACTAATTTCACGCCCCCGATCTGGATCATGGCCGCCCCGGGACCTTCGTAGCCCAGGAAGGGAGTGGCGCGGGCCATGTTGGTCCCCACCGTGATGGCCCACATGGCCAATTGGTCCCAAGGCAGGAGGTATCCCGTGAAGGAGAGAAGGAGCGTCAGGAGGAGAAGGACCACCCCGATGACCCAATTGAATTCGCGGGGGGGCTTGTAGGAACCGGTCATGAAGACCCGGAACATATGGAGCCAAACGGCGATGACCATGGCGTGGGCCGCCCAACGGTGCAGTTCCCGCATGATCCCCAGGGGCACATGCTCCCGCAGGGCCACGATGTCGTAATAGGCGTATTCGGCCGTGGGCCGGTAGTAGAACATCAAGAGCACCCCGGTGACGGTGAGGTTCAGGAAGAGGAAGAAAGAGAGCCCGCCCATGCACCAGGTGTAGCTCATCTTCACGCCGGAGTGGCGCACCTTGACGGGATGCAGGTGGAGGAACACGTTGGAAAGGACCGCCATGATCCGGTTGCGGGGAGTGTCGGGATAGCCATGGCGGAAGATCGATTTCCAGATCTGCCCATCG
Coding sequences within it:
- a CDS encoding cytochrome C, which produces MSILAITNFLFQPWLYFVLTTAIFIAMVVWREQWTEPKMALKILAGVIVLLGLFMTNEHFFDISTKADNIPIFIMVFSVGFFTWLSFRQAVLNDRRIDQGQPPVEKETSDKKVYVWPDLVFIEFIATIIGGVVLLVWSLCFHAPLEEAANPSWTPNPSKAPWYFLGLQEMLVYYDPWLAGVVFPTLIIVGLMAIPYIDKNPKGSGYYTIKERKLAIIPFLFGFLILWVTLIFLGTFLRGPAWNFFGPFEEWNPHKVVVLNNVNLSEYFWVMLLHVSLPSNPLIREAPGFLVIAAYFLWLPAFLTKKSAFLMGLLEKMGVARYVTLVFLALSMAALPIKMVLRWVFNLKYIVGIPEVFFNI
- a CDS encoding cytochrome b N-terminal domain-containing protein, which encodes MLDKLKKTLEEWKSRQPSPEAVKKAIADGQIWKSIFRHGYPDTPRNRIMAVLSNVFLHLHPVKVRHSGVKMSYTWCMGGLSFFLFLNLTVTGVLLMFYYRPTAEYAYYDIVALREHVPLGIMRELHRWAAHAMVIAVWLHMFRVFMTGSYKPPREFNWVIGVVLLLLTLLLSFTGYLLPWDQLAMWAITVGTNMARATPFLGYEGPGAAMIQIGGVKLVHGGSDIHFALLGGHFVSEATLLRFYVLHCVFIPIVAATLMAIHFWRVRKDGGISGPL